One Thauera sp. K11 DNA window includes the following coding sequences:
- a CDS encoding TetR/AcrR family transcriptional regulator, which yields MDTHPKHLPADERRAVTVESVVALAGSQNPSEITTAAIAKHMNLTQGALFRHFPNKEAIWQAVMEWVAERLLARIDRSAQGIESPLAAMEAMFMSHIEFVAEHPGVPRMMFGELQRAESTPAKRMVQTLIQRYGERLHRLIEKGKASGELSPSLDNEAAATLFIGTIQGLVMQSLLAGDVGRMHRDAPRVFAIYRRGIRSAQ from the coding sequence GTGGACACCCATCCAAAGCATCTGCCGGCCGATGAACGTCGTGCCGTAACTGTCGAGTCCGTCGTGGCGCTTGCCGGTTCACAAAACCCAAGCGAGATAACCACTGCAGCTATCGCTAAACACATGAACTTGACCCAGGGTGCGCTGTTTCGGCACTTCCCGAACAAGGAAGCCATTTGGCAGGCGGTCATGGAGTGGGTAGCAGAGCGCCTATTAGCCAGAATCGATCGATCCGCACAAGGAATCGAGTCGCCCTTGGCAGCCATGGAGGCGATGTTCATGAGTCATATCGAATTCGTAGCTGAGCACCCAGGCGTGCCAAGAATGATGTTTGGTGAGCTTCAGCGTGCCGAATCGACACCGGCCAAGCGCATGGTGCAAACCTTGATTCAGCGCTACGGCGAACGTTTGCATCGTCTCATCGAGAAAGGCAAGGCCAGCGGCGAGTTGTCTCCCTCGCTTGACAACGAGGCGGCGGCAACGCTGTTCATTGGCACGATCCAGGGCTTGGTCATGCAATCGCTGTTGGCGGGTGATGTGGGACGTATGCACCGCGATGCGCCGCGCGTCTTTGCAATTTATCGGCGTGGCATAAGGAGTGCGCAATGA
- a CDS encoding efflux RND transporter periplasmic adaptor subunit: MKKLPLQGRTLALLAVIIPMLVLFIYVGLRSGPLAPVAVTVASVESRAISPALFGIGTVEARYTYKIGPTFAGRVKRLDVHVGDQVKAGQVLGEMEPVDLDDRVRSQESAFKRAEAALREAEARQAYAQTQARRYEQLFAVRSTSEEIVTTKRQELQIADAALSAAREDIVRARSDREGLVAQRSNLRLIAPVDGVVAVRDADPGTTIVAGQAVVEVIDPKSLWINARFDQISASELAGGLPTLIVLRSRGGQTLKGRVLRVEPKADAVTEETLAKVTFDNKPEPLPPVGELAEVTVDLPALPAAPLIPNAAVQREGDKVGVWQIVDGDLHFSPVKLGTSDLNGYVQVREGLKNGDQVVTYSEKALTARSRIHVVDHIPGVSR; encoded by the coding sequence ATGAAAAAGTTACCCTTGCAAGGCCGCACCCTGGCGCTGCTTGCCGTCATCATTCCTATGCTGGTGCTTTTTATTTATGTCGGTCTGCGATCAGGGCCGCTCGCCCCGGTCGCTGTGACGGTGGCAAGCGTGGAATCACGGGCTATCTCACCGGCGCTGTTCGGCATCGGCACGGTGGAGGCGCGCTACACCTACAAGATCGGGCCGACGTTTGCCGGGCGCGTCAAACGCCTGGACGTGCATGTAGGCGACCAGGTCAAGGCCGGACAGGTGCTCGGCGAGATGGAGCCGGTCGACCTCGATGATCGGGTGCGCTCACAGGAGTCGGCATTCAAGCGTGCGGAAGCGGCTTTGCGCGAGGCAGAAGCCCGGCAAGCCTACGCGCAAACCCAGGCGCGCCGCTACGAGCAATTGTTTGCGGTGCGCTCGACCAGCGAGGAAATCGTCACCACCAAGCGGCAGGAACTGCAGATCGCCGATGCCGCCTTATCTGCCGCTCGGGAAGATATTGTCCGGGCACGCTCCGACCGCGAAGGACTCGTCGCGCAGCGGAGCAATCTGCGCCTGATCGCGCCGGTCGATGGTGTAGTCGCCGTGCGCGATGCCGATCCCGGCACGACCATCGTCGCGGGCCAGGCCGTGGTGGAAGTGATCGACCCCAAGAGTTTGTGGATCAATGCGCGCTTCGACCAGATCAGCGCATCGGAGCTGGCTGGGGGGTTGCCGACTCTTATCGTCCTGCGTTCGCGTGGTGGCCAGACCTTGAAAGGTCGCGTGCTGCGGGTGGAACCCAAGGCCGACGCGGTAACCGAGGAAACGCTTGCCAAGGTGACATTCGATAACAAACCAGAACCTTTGCCACCGGTGGGTGAACTGGCCGAAGTCACGGTTGACTTGCCGGCGCTCCCGGCCGCTCCACTGATCCCCAACGCTGCCGTCCAGCGTGAGGGCGACAAAGTTGGTGTCTGGCAAATCGTGGATGGTGATCTGCATTTCTCCCCGGTCAAGCTCGGCACTTCCGACCTCAATGGTTACGTGCAGGTGCGCGAAGGGCTCAAGAATGGGGACCAGGTTGTGACCTATAGCGAAAAGGCACTGACGGCGCGCAGCCGCATCCATGTGGTCGACCATATCCCAGGAGTGTCACGATGA
- a CDS encoding Mu transposase C-terminal domain-containing protein encodes MATDTVPIAERGVATLSEQAWERARCRAEIIGPLAQSETVGHEAADAAAQALGLSRRQVYVLIRRARQGSGLVTDLALGQSSGGKGKGRLPESVERIIRELLQKRFLTKQKRSLAAFHREVARVCKLQKLRMPARNTVALRIASLDPLKTTRLREGQDASRILQGVGGVPPPVSAPLEQVQIDHTVIDLIVVDERDRQPIGRPYLTLAIDVFTRCVVGMVVTLEAPSAVSVGLCLAHAGCDKRPWLERLDVEMDWPMSGKPALLYLDNAAEFKSEALRRGCEQHGIRLDYRPLGQPHYGGIVERIIGTAMQMIHDELPGTTFSNPDQRGEYASEKMAALTLRELERWLALAVGTYHGSVHNGLLQPPAARWAEAVARTGVPTVITRTTAFLVDFLPVLRRTLTRTGFVIDHIHYYADALKPWIARRDRLPAFLIRRDPRDISRIWVLEPEGQHYLEIPYRTLSHPAVTLWEQRQALAKLRQQGREQVDESALFRMIGQMREIVTTAQKATRKARRDADRRQHLKSTEQPVKTTPPADTDMADPQADNQPPAKPFDQIEEW; translated from the coding sequence ATGGCGACCGATACCGTACCGATTGCCGAGCGCGGCGTAGCCACCCTGTCAGAACAGGCATGGGAGCGTGCTCGCTGCCGCGCGGAGATCATTGGGCCGTTGGCGCAGTCGGAGACGGTCGGGCATGAAGCGGCCGACGCAGCAGCCCAGGCGCTGGGTCTGTCCCGGCGGCAGGTCTACGTCCTGATCCGCCGTGCCCGGCAAGGTTCGGGGCTGGTCACTGATTTGGCACTTGGACAGTCGAGCGGTGGCAAAGGTAAAGGCCGCTTGCCGGAGTCGGTCGAACGAATCATCCGCGAGCTACTGCAAAAGCGCTTCCTGACCAAGCAGAAGCGCAGCTTGGCGGCGTTCCACCGTGAAGTTGCGCGGGTGTGCAAGCTGCAAAAGCTGCGGATGCCGGCGCGCAACACGGTCGCGTTGCGGATCGCCAGCCTTGATCCACTCAAGACCACTCGACTTCGGGAAGGCCAGGATGCGTCCCGCATCCTGCAAGGTGTTGGCGGTGTTCCTCCGCCAGTCTCCGCACCGCTGGAGCAGGTACAGATCGACCACACAGTCATCGACCTGATCGTGGTGGACGAGCGCGACCGGCAACCGATTGGCCGTCCGTACCTGACCCTCGCCATCGACGTGTTCACCCGCTGCGTGGTTGGCATGGTGGTCACGTTAGAAGCGCCATCTGCCGTCTCGGTCGGCCTGTGCCTCGCACACGCCGGTTGCGACAAGCGCCCTTGGTTGGAAAGGTTGGACGTGGAAATGGACTGGCCGATGAGCGGCAAGCCCGCGCTGCTCTACCTGGACAACGCGGCCGAATTCAAGAGCGAGGCGCTACGCCGTGGCTGCGAGCAGCATGGCATCCGGTTGGACTATCGGCCTCTCGGGCAGCCGCACTATGGCGGCATCGTGGAACGGATCATCGGCACGGCGATGCAAATGATCCACGACGAATTGCCGGGGACGACCTTCTCCAACCCTGACCAGCGCGGGGAATACGCCTCCGAGAAGATGGCCGCCCTGACACTGCGCGAGCTGGAACGCTGGCTCGCATTGGCGGTTGGCACCTATCACGGCTCCGTGCACAACGGCCTGCTCCAACCGCCGGCCGCACGCTGGGCCGAAGCTGTCGCGCGTACCGGCGTTCCAACCGTCATCACTCGCACCACGGCTTTTCTGGTCGATTTCCTGCCCGTCCTCCGCCGCACCCTGACCCGCACTGGCTTCGTCATCGACCACATCCACTACTACGCCGATGCGCTCAAGCCGTGGATAGCTCGGCGCGACCGCCTGCCTGCGTTCCTGATCCGGCGCGACCCACGCGACATCAGCCGCATTTGGGTGCTGGAGCCGGAGGGGCAGCACTATCTGGAAATTCCATACCGTACCTTGTCGCACCCGGCTGTCACCCTCTGGGAACAACGGCAGGCGCTGGCGAAATTGCGGCAGCAAGGGCGCGAACAGGTGGATGAGTCGGCGCTGTTCCGCATGATCGGGCAGATGCGCGAAATCGTGACCACTGCGCAGAAAGCCACGCGCAAGGCGCGGCGCGACGCGGATCGACGCCAGCATCTCAAGTCAACGGAACAACCTGTCAAAACCACGCCACCAGCGGACACGGACATGGCAGACCCGCAGGCGGACAACCAGCCACCTGCCAAACCGTTCGACCAGATTGAGGAGTGGTAG
- a CDS encoding ABC transporter permease, producing the protein MISLAGRDILHAWGKFVFTGIGLGLLIGVTLVMAGVYRGMVDDGKALLDNSGADLWVVQKDTLGPYAESSSLNDDVYRAILAMPGVSQAANVTYLTMQVRKGESDVRTMVVGIAPGALGATPGWPPYLVAGRQITRGHYEAVADIATGFKLGDRLAIRRNHYTVVGLTRRMVSSSGDPMVFIPLKDAQEAQFLKDNDAIWQSRRRTEANPAFNRPGVTGLLDAVIASQSTNAFVNAVLVTLKPGHAPDEVAESIRRWKRLTVYTRAQMEDILVGKLIATSAKQIGMFLVILAIVSAAIVAFIIYSLTMDKIREIAVLKLIGTRNRTIAAMIMQQALALGVIGFVVGKITATFSAPLFPKYVLLMPFDSIAGFFAVLVICVLASIVAIRMALKVDPAEAIGG; encoded by the coding sequence ATGATCAGCCTGGCCGGCCGCGACATTCTCCATGCCTGGGGAAAATTCGTCTTCACCGGCATCGGTCTGGGTCTGCTGATCGGCGTCACCCTGGTCATGGCTGGGGTGTACCGAGGCATGGTGGACGACGGCAAGGCGTTGCTCGACAACAGTGGCGCTGACCTTTGGGTGGTGCAAAAGGATACTCTGGGTCCTTATGCGGAGTCGTCCAGCCTCAACGATGACGTGTATCGCGCCATTCTCGCCATGCCGGGAGTCTCACAGGCAGCGAACGTGACCTACCTGACCATGCAGGTACGCAAGGGCGAGAGTGATGTACGCACCATGGTGGTCGGCATCGCGCCCGGTGCGTTGGGGGCTACACCCGGATGGCCTCCTTATCTCGTCGCTGGACGCCAGATCACGCGCGGTCACTACGAGGCGGTGGCCGACATCGCCACCGGCTTCAAACTGGGAGATCGTCTTGCCATTCGCCGAAATCATTACACCGTCGTGGGGCTGACACGGCGCATGGTGTCGTCCAGCGGCGACCCGATGGTATTCATTCCGCTCAAGGATGCCCAAGAGGCTCAGTTCCTCAAGGACAACGACGCCATTTGGCAAAGCCGGCGTCGCACCGAAGCCAACCCGGCCTTCAATCGACCCGGTGTTACTGGTTTGCTGGATGCCGTGATTGCTTCACAGAGCACCAACGCGTTCGTCAATGCAGTGCTGGTCACTCTGAAACCTGGTCATGCGCCGGACGAGGTTGCCGAATCCATCCGGCGCTGGAAACGTTTGACGGTCTACACACGGGCACAGATGGAAGACATCCTCGTCGGCAAGTTGATCGCCACGTCGGCCAAGCAGATCGGCATGTTCTTGGTGATTCTGGCCATCGTTAGCGCGGCCATCGTTGCCTTCATCATCTATTCGCTGACGATGGACAAAATCCGCGAGATCGCGGTGTTGAAGCTCATCGGCACACGCAACCGAACCATCGCCGCGATGATCATGCAGCAGGCGCTCGCCCTGGGCGTGATTGGTTTCGTGGTCGGCAAGATCACAGCCACTTTCTCAGCGCCCCTGTTTCCCAAGTACGTACTGCTGATGCCGTTCGACTCCATCGCCGGTTTTTTCGCCGTGCTCGTGATCTGCGTTCTAGCCAGCATCGTCGCCATTCGCATGGCACTCAAGGTCGACCCGGCCGAAGCCATTGGAGGTTGA
- a CDS encoding TniB family NTP-binding protein, with amino-acid sequence MDEYPIIDLSHLLPAAQGLARLPADERIHRLRADRWIGYPRAVEALNRLEALYTWPNKQRMPNLLLVGPTNNGKSMIVEKFRRAHPASSDADQEHIPVLVVQMPSEPSVIRFYVALLAAMGAPLRPRPRLPEIEQLALTLLRKLGVRLLVIDELHNVLAGNSVNRREFLNLLRFLGNELRIPLVGVGTRDAYLAIRSDDQLENRFEPMMLPVWEANDDCCSLLASFAASLPLRRPSSIATLDMARYLLTRSEGTIGELAHLLMAAAVAAVESGEEAINHRTLSMADYTGPSERRRQFERELM; translated from the coding sequence GTGGACGAATATCCCATCATCGACCTGTCCCACCTGCTGCCGGCGGCCCAGGGCTTGGCCCGTCTCCCGGCGGACGAGCGCATCCATCGCCTTCGCGCCGACCGCTGGATCGGCTATCCGCGAGCAGTCGAGGCGTTGAACCGGCTGGAAGCCCTGTATACGTGGCCAAACAAACAACGCATGCCCAACCTGCTGTTGGTCGGTCCAACCAACAACGGCAAGTCGATGATCGTCGAGAAGTTCCGCCGCGCCCACCCGGCCAGCTCCGACGCCGACCAGGAGCACATCCCGGTATTGGTCGTGCAGATGCCGTCCGAGCCATCGGTGATCCGCTTCTACGTCGCGCTGCTCGCGGCGATGGGAGCACCATTGCGACCGCGCCCACGGCTGCCGGAAATAGAGCAACTGGCGCTGACACTGCTGCGCAAGCTCGGTGTGCGTTTGCTGGTGATCGACGAGCTGCACAACGTCCTGGCCGGCAACAGCGTCAACCGCCGGGAATTCCTCAACCTGCTGCGCTTCCTCGGCAACGAATTGCGCATCCCGCTGGTCGGTGTGGGCACACGCGACGCCTACCTGGCCATCCGCTCGGATGACCAGTTGGAAAATCGCTTCGAGCCGATGATGCTGCCGGTGTGGGAGGCCAACGACGATTGCTGTTCACTGCTGGCCAGCTTCGCGGCTTCGCTCCCGCTGCGGCGACCTTCGTCGATTGCCACGCTGGACATGGCTCGCTACCTGCTCACGCGCAGCGAGGGCACTATTGGCGAGCTGGCGCACCTATTGATGGCGGCGGCCGTGGCCGCCGTGGAGAGTGGTGAGGAAGCGATCAACCACCGCACGCTCAGCATGGCCGATTACACCGGTCCCAGCGAGCGGCGGCGGCAATTCGAGCGGGAACTGATGTGA
- a CDS encoding class I SAM-dependent methyltransferase, with product MTSESIAAAAATWNERYSGEDYVFGREPNEYLRAQAALFAPGSRALCVADGEGRNCVWLAHQGLHVEAFDVAQAGVAKARRLADEARVSVAYHVAGCDEWPWAVDAYDLVVAVFVQFADPEMRERLFANIVRALKPGGLLVLQGYTPKQLEYKTGGPGALSHLYTADLLRRAFASLQIVELVEYEAELREGARHAGRSALVGLVARRP from the coding sequence GTGACCTCTGAATCAATCGCCGCCGCTGCCGCGACATGGAACGAACGATATTCCGGCGAAGACTACGTTTTTGGACGCGAACCCAACGAATACCTGCGCGCCCAGGCGGCGCTGTTCGCACCTGGCAGCCGCGCGCTATGCGTCGCCGACGGCGAAGGGCGCAACTGTGTCTGGCTTGCCCACCAGGGCCTGCACGTCGAGGCATTCGATGTGGCGCAGGCAGGCGTGGCCAAGGCCCGCAGGTTGGCTGACGAAGCAAGGGTGTCTGTGGCCTACCATGTCGCTGGCTGCGATGAGTGGCCATGGGCCGTGGATGCTTACGATCTCGTCGTCGCGGTGTTCGTCCAGTTCGCTGACCCTGAGATGCGAGAGCGGCTCTTCGCCAATATCGTGCGAGCGTTGAAACCGGGTGGCCTGCTGGTCCTTCAGGGCTATACGCCCAAGCAGTTGGAGTACAAGACAGGCGGCCCAGGGGCACTGTCGCACCTCTACACCGCAGACCTGCTCCGCCGCGCATTCGCCTCTCTGCAGATCGTCGAATTGGTCGAGTACGAAGCCGAGTTGCGCGAAGGGGCGCGCCACGCAGGGCGCTCGGCGCTTGTGGGCCTTGTGGCGCGCAGGCCGTGA
- a CDS encoding YgaP family membrane protein produces MKSNVGGIDRGLRIVLGIVLIALAATGTVGWWGWLGVVPLLTGLVSFCPLYPLLGLSTCPVKSKQP; encoded by the coding sequence ATGAAATCCAACGTTGGTGGTATCGACAGGGGCCTGCGCATCGTCCTTGGCATCGTCTTGATCGCCTTGGCCGCCACGGGAACTGTGGGCTGGTGGGGTTGGCTGGGGGTTGTGCCCCTGCTGACCGGCTTGGTGAGCTTCTGCCCGCTGTATCCGCTCCTGGGTCTCAGCACCTGCCCTGTGAAGTCCAAGCAACCTTAA
- a CDS encoding TniQ family protein, which yields MKPAPRWPLHPAPREAEALSSWLNRVALCYHMEVSELLEHDLGHGQVDDLDTAPPLALLAMLSQRSGIELDRLRCMSFAGWVPWLLDSLDDQIPATLETYAFQLSVLLPRLRRKTRSITSWRAWLPTQPIHRACPLCLNDPENQAVLLAWKLPLMLSCPLHGCWLESYWGVPGRFLGWENADAEPRTASDAIAAMDQRTWQALTTGHVELPRRRIHAGLWFRLLRTLLDELNTPLSTCGTYAGYLRQIWECCGHPLRAGQSLWRPYETLNPAVRLQMLEAAATAISLIEVRDISPPGEHATLFWSEPQTGFTSGLPAKAPKPEPVDHWQRAIQAIDEAIIEARHNPETARSLFALASYGRRDPASLEQLRATFAKEGIPPEFLSHYEPSLPFACLRQNDGLSDKF from the coding sequence GTGAAGCCAGCGCCACGCTGGCCACTGCATCCGGCACCCAGGGAAGCCGAAGCCCTGTCTTCGTGGCTCAACCGCGTGGCCCTTTGCTATCACATGGAAGTGTCCGAGCTGCTGGAGCACGATCTTGGTCACGGCCAGGTTGATGACCTGGACACCGCGCCACCACTGGCGCTGCTGGCGATGCTCTCCCAGCGGAGCGGTATCGAGCTGGATCGGCTGCGCTGCATGAGTTTCGCCGGCTGGGTGCCTTGGCTACTGGACAGCCTTGATGATCAGATTCCAGCCACATTGGAAACCTATGCGTTCCAGCTCTCGGTACTGCTGCCGAGACTCCGCCGTAAGACGCGATCCATCACGAGCTGGCGTGCCTGGCTGCCCACCCAACCGATACACCGCGCCTGTCCGCTCTGCCTGAACGATCCGGAGAACCAAGCCGTACTGCTCGCGTGGAAGCTGCCCCTGATGCTGAGCTGCCCACTGCATGGCTGCTGGCTGGAATCCTATTGGGGCGTGCCAGGGCGGTTTCTCGGCTGGGAGAACGCCGACGCCGAACCGCGCACTGCCAGCGACGCGATTGCGGCGATGGACCAGCGTACCTGGCAGGCACTGACGACCGGCCACGTGGAGTTGCCGCGCCGACGCATCCACGCCGGATTGTGGTTTAGGCTGCTACGCACGCTGCTCGATGAGCTGAACACCCCGCTTTCGACGTGCGGCACCTACGCGGGGTATCTCCGCCAAATCTGGGAATGCTGCGGGCATCCGCTGCGTGCTGGGCAAAGTCTGTGGCGACCGTATGAAACTCTGAACCCGGCAGTACGGTTGCAGATGCTGGAGGCGGCGGCAACGGCAATCAGCTTGATTGAGGTGAGGGATATAAGCCCGCCAGGCGAGCACGCAACGCTATTCTGGTCCGAGCCCCAAACCGGGTTCACCAGTGGCCTGCCGGCGAAAGCGCCGAAGCCCGAACCCGTCGATCACTGGCAGCGTGCAATCCAGGCCATTGATGAGGCCATCATTGAAGCACGACACAACCCCGAGACGGCACGCTCGCTGTTCGCGTTGGCTTCCTATGGTCGGCGCGACCCCGCTTCCTTGGAACAGTTGCGCGCCACCTTCGCGAAGGAAGGCATCCCCCCGGAATTTCTGTCACATTATGAGCCTAGCCTACCCTTTGCATGCCTTAGACAGAATGACGGGTTAAGTGACAAATTTTGA
- a CDS encoding ABC transporter ATP-binding protein — MSGKGIRIEGLRKRYGEGDTAVNALKGVDMQVAPGEVVGLIGPSGSGKSTLLKCLGAVIDPTAGRMTLGDEVIYDDGWKVRDLRALRRDKIGFVFQAPYLIPFLDVTDNVALLPMLAGVANGESRAKALELLTALDVQHRARAMPSQLSGGEQQRVAIARGLVNRPPVILADEPTAPLDSERAMAVIRILNDMARKFETAIIVVTHDEKIIPTFKRIYHIRDGVTHEEAGEGREFE; from the coding sequence ATGAGTGGCAAAGGCATTCGCATCGAAGGTTTGAGAAAACGTTATGGCGAGGGCGATACCGCGGTCAATGCCTTGAAAGGCGTGGACATGCAGGTGGCACCCGGCGAGGTGGTGGGCCTGATTGGCCCTTCCGGGTCCGGCAAGAGCACGCTGCTCAAATGTCTGGGCGCGGTGATTGATCCGACCGCCGGTCGCATGACGCTGGGCGATGAAGTGATCTACGACGATGGCTGGAAAGTCCGCGACTTGCGCGCCTTGCGGCGCGACAAGATCGGTTTCGTTTTCCAGGCACCATACCTGATTCCGTTTCTCGATGTCACCGACAACGTGGCGCTACTGCCGATGCTCGCAGGCGTCGCGAATGGGGAGTCGCGCGCGAAGGCACTGGAACTGCTCACCGCGCTCGATGTGCAACACCGGGCTCGCGCCATGCCCTCGCAACTCTCCGGTGGCGAGCAGCAACGGGTCGCCATTGCGCGAGGTTTGGTCAATCGCCCTCCGGTGATCCTGGCTGATGAGCCCACAGCTCCACTAGACAGTGAGCGCGCCATGGCTGTAATCCGCATCCTCAATGACATGGCTCGGAAGTTCGAGACCGCCATCATCGTCGTCACCCATGACGAAAAGATCATCCCCACTTTCAAGCGCATCTACCACATCCGCGACGGTGTGACCCATGAGGAAGCTGGCGAAGGGCGGGAGTTCGAATGA
- a CDS encoding efflux transporter outer membrane subunit, with translation MEHAKTCQRPISLERRLAATYLVAGLVTAGLAGCAAGPDFQRPTAPDVARYTATPVADRTASALTQFGETQRLVEGLPIETQWWQSLGSSTLDGLINEAFHVSPTLASISANLRQAQELLAAQAGSTQYPQVDVALGSQRQQMSPSSQGLSGDARQFSLYNASVGVHYNLDLAGGNRRALEALAARADYRRFELNAARLALAGNMATAAITRARLAAQLEATTAILRVQDEQLRLAHERVRIGQASPDEALSLQAQAEQTRAELPALRKQLQQTEHLLAVLAGRAPGTGGIPAFTLADFTLPVEMPLVVPSELVRRRPDIQASEALLHAANADYGVAVAKLYPQINLSANLGSQALTTGTLFGGGSAVWGLVAQLTQPLFNPGLPAEKRAALAAFDAAAANYQSVVLESLRNVADTLRAVESDAQTLTALAAADMAAQASLQSVERQYRLGAASYLQLLIAQQQAQSIRINMVAAQAQRLVDSVALYQALGGGVS, from the coding sequence ATGGAGCACGCTAAAACATGCCAGCGCCCCATCAGCCTCGAAAGACGGCTTGCGGCAACTTACCTGGTAGCTGGTCTGGTCACCGCCGGTCTGGCCGGTTGCGCCGCCGGCCCTGATTTTCAGCGTCCCACCGCACCCGATGTGGCTCGCTACACTGCAACACCGGTGGCTGATAGAACCGCGTCCGCTCTCACGCAGTTCGGCGAAACACAACGTCTAGTCGAAGGGCTTCCGATCGAAACGCAATGGTGGCAAAGCTTGGGTTCATCCACACTCGACGGACTGATCAACGAAGCTTTCCATGTCAGCCCGACGCTGGCGAGCATCAGCGCCAATTTGCGACAGGCGCAGGAGCTTCTTGCCGCACAGGCGGGCTCGACGCAATATCCACAGGTAGATGTCGCACTGGGATCTCAGCGCCAGCAAATGAGTCCCAGTAGCCAAGGGTTGAGCGGAGACGCACGTCAATTCAGCCTCTACAACGCCAGCGTTGGCGTGCATTACAACCTCGATCTGGCTGGCGGCAACCGGCGCGCACTCGAAGCCTTGGCTGCTCGCGCCGACTACCGTCGCTTCGAACTGAATGCTGCGCGCCTGGCCCTTGCCGGCAACATGGCAACCGCTGCCATTACCCGAGCACGCCTCGCCGCGCAACTAGAAGCCACTACTGCCATTTTGCGCGTGCAGGATGAGCAACTGCGCCTAGCCCATGAACGCGTGCGTATCGGTCAGGCCTCACCTGATGAAGCGTTGAGCCTACAAGCTCAGGCGGAGCAAACGCGGGCAGAACTGCCTGCGCTGCGTAAACAACTGCAACAAACCGAACATCTACTGGCGGTGCTAGCCGGTCGTGCCCCAGGCACGGGTGGCATCCCGGCCTTCACTCTGGCCGATTTCACTCTGCCCGTCGAGATGCCGCTCGTCGTGCCCTCAGAACTGGTGCGCCGCCGACCGGATATCCAGGCGTCAGAGGCGCTGTTGCATGCGGCCAATGCAGACTATGGTGTGGCTGTCGCCAAGCTCTACCCACAGATCAACCTGAGCGCCAACCTTGGCTCTCAAGCGCTGACCACCGGTACCCTGTTCGGTGGTGGCTCGGCAGTGTGGGGCCTGGTTGCGCAGCTCACCCAGCCTCTTTTTAATCCAGGGCTACCCGCTGAAAAAAGAGCGGCGCTCGCCGCTTTTGATGCCGCCGCAGCCAATTACCAGAGCGTCGTATTGGAGTCTTTGCGTAACGTCGCCGACACCCTGCGCGCGGTGGAAAGCGATGCACAAACTTTGACTGCCCTCGCTGCCGCTGATATGGCTGCACAGGCCTCCTTGCAGTCGGTCGAGCGGCAATACCGGCTGGGCGCGGCCAGCTACCTGCAACTGCTCATCGCGCAGCAACAGGCACAGTCAATCCGGATCAATATGGTTGCGGCCCAGGCACAACGCCTAGTCGATAGTGTTGCTTTATATCAGGCCCTGGGAGGTGGTGTCAGTTAA
- a CDS encoding YidH family protein, with amino-acid sequence MFAAERTLLAWQRTAIALMGFGFVVERFGLFLRMISNQPLSDAQRGFSLWLGVVLLMLGAGVAVASALQFRRVLRGLGEKEIPAGYWTTLGIWLNFILAVVALALTVYFVISA; translated from the coding sequence TTGTTCGCCGCCGAACGGACTTTGCTCGCCTGGCAACGCACAGCCATAGCGCTGATGGGCTTCGGCTTCGTCGTCGAGCGCTTTGGACTGTTTCTGCGCATGATCAGCAACCAGCCGCTCTCCGATGCTCAGCGCGGGTTTTCATTGTGGCTTGGGGTCGTGTTGTTGATGCTCGGCGCGGGTGTGGCGGTTGCCTCTGCGCTGCAGTTCCGCCGAGTCTTGCGTGGGTTGGGCGAGAAGGAGATACCCGCTGGTTACTGGACCACCTTGGGCATCTGGCTCAACTTCATCCTGGCGGTTGTCGCGCTCGCGCTCACGGTGTATTTCGTGATCAGCGCATGA
- a CDS encoding cytochrome c — protein sequence MTHRKHSHAFGTITLTVTACLLLWGFQLPAWAGDATQVEPLALRKIMQELGRNMQAITGAISQEEWVQVVQLAPKVAAHPEPPLTEKMRILAYLGADATKFRNFDAQTHEAALAMKLAAASSDGKAVIQSFAHVQESCLGCHQAFRKPFVEHFYGAR from the coding sequence ATGACCCACCGCAAACACAGCCACGCATTTGGAACTATCACCCTGACCGTTACGGCCTGCCTGCTTTTATGGGGTTTTCAGTTGCCAGCTTGGGCTGGTGACGCTACCCAGGTTGAGCCACTGGCGCTACGCAAGATCATGCAGGAACTCGGGCGCAACATGCAGGCTATTACCGGTGCGATTTCGCAGGAGGAATGGGTTCAGGTCGTTCAGCTCGCCCCAAAAGTTGCTGCACACCCCGAGCCACCGCTTACTGAAAAAATGCGCATCCTTGCTTACCTCGGCGCTGATGCGACCAAGTTCAGAAACTTTGACGCGCAGACTCACGAGGCGGCGCTGGCCATGAAGCTGGCTGCTGCGAGCAGCGACGGCAAGGCGGTGATCCAATCATTCGCCCACGTGCAGGAAAGCTGCTTGGGCTGCCACCAAGCTTTCCGTAAACCTTTCGTGGAGCATTTTTATGGAGCACGCTAA